The Periophthalmus magnuspinnatus isolate fPerMag1 chromosome 10, fPerMag1.2.pri, whole genome shotgun sequence genome segment cttctggtttcaactgtatttgtaatttcagtgtaaaatattattaatatagcTGATTATACCAATGgtactaatttccatctgttatCCCTAGGCAGGCAGCACCATCAATTTTTCAAAGGCACAGTCTCTAAAAATATTTCTGTTATGAATCAATAAAGTTTTTCAAAGCCTACTGGTCTGTCtcattctttttattttgtatttttgttcagaaaACTCTGTGGACAGTCGGCCGGTGTCGTCCTTTGCCCCTCAGCCTTGGCACAGCTGTCACAAACTCATCTACGTCCGACCAAACCCAAAGACAGGGGTCCCAGTCGGACACTGGCCCATCCCAGAGTCCTTTTGGCCTGACCAGAACTCCCCCACTCTGGTGAGGCTCTACACACTTTAGTAATGTGTATCTTTTTACAGTATTGACAGAGATGCACAAGATTGCCCAAATAAACTCAATAAAAAATAGTTACATATTTGTAGAGTAAAATTATGACATACTTAGcaatggaaacaaaaaaaaaatgactggaCTTCCTTACTTCCcaaatttttatttgtgtaataaacacctaacccaggactaaacaaagccTAACCATATGTAAGTAGCATCAATGTAGGtcttaaccagggctaaatcaagaTTAAACAAAGTCTATGACACACCATAGgcaaatataatatttaaatattgactTAAAACCTGAAATTAAATCACTGTGGGAGTTGgtcatgtgtgtttatatagCAAGGAATCATATGAATGTCCCTCACAGTAAACTCTTTATGATTTGACCCTGTCTCTTGTCCTCCAGCCCCCTCGCACTGCTCATCCCGTAGTCCGGTTCTCGTGTGTGGACTGTGAGCCAATGGTGATCGACAAACTGCCCTTTGACAAGTACGAATTGGAGCCGTCTCCTCTGACCCAGTATGTCCTGGAGAGGAAGTCCCCGCACATGTGCTGGCAGGTCAGCCTCGAAGTAACATAACAACTAACAATAACAATACTGTTTTAGTactagtctagtccaggtccaCGATTAGTTTAAGTTTAGTTCCTAATTTTGATGCAATTTACAGCTgttttaattgcaaaaaaacttggaaaacatgcattcttcagtGAAGGGGTCACATCTCTATATATTTaacctgcaacttggcctggtggctttagtgtttgtttcagaaaaattacatagtgcaccttttaatgaACAAGTGTGAAGACTCTTGTAAtgctaaaacacaaacacttcccACTCGAGTCTTTAGTTCAATAACTGGTATAATTCTTCCTCTGTACATAATACATACATAGTACATATATTTACTAAGacagagaaaaatataatgGTTTATGTAGTTTCCTCCATGTACGGTATGTGTAATAGTATAGTTTACTGGTAttctatgtgtatttttaatgtcaaTTCTTCCCTTCAGGTTTTCGTGGGCAGCAGTAGTAAACAGAGTGACCTGGGACATCCATTTGGTTACCTCAAAGCCAGCACCACTCTCACCTGTGTTAACCTGTTTGTCATGCCTTACAACTACCCTGTTCTCCTCCCACTGCTGGGTAAGAACACACAAAATATACTCCTTTATCAATAGGTCTTAGCTAGGGCTAaacgatttggggaaaatatttaACTGTGATTTTTTTGACAGACATTACAATTAGATTTgccatttatattttaacaatagggttctgtttaaagttcacattttaaatgcaccCAGAAGACAAACTgacaaagactgaaatattaaaacaatctaatacaagaatcacatttgagaacatgtttgcacagaccTAAACTGCAGAGTTAGGAGTTTTTATACggaataaaacataatattttgttgttcatgGAGAAAATTATGGTACTAGTCTTAGCCAAATTTGTTAAACGGCTATCTGGGGCatcagattcaaataaataTCTTTTAATTGCCATTTTAATCAGGCAAACAGCTCTGTTAAGCAATCTATATCTAGGGTACTGGCAAAACAATCATTATATAGCCTAGACGAGTGGTTCCCAAACCTTTCTAGCCATGCAAATAGCCAAATAGCCATACAATTGACCCAGCACTCCTACTGCAAAATAAATACTGGTAACAATTTTGAAGTACCCAATTAAATTTAACAAGCAGTTGAAACTGTTAGAACTTAACTATGTCTCCCTTATCGTAGTCAACATAAACATTGCCACACCAATTAACTAGTTTTACCTAAGGTATTTAATACAGCTTAATATCTTGTGGTTTCAAATTGTGGTTGGTGATAATTACCAACAACATATTGTGCTGTTCCAACTTGCTGTTTGTTAATGAGCCAAGACCAAAAAGAAGCAAATTACAATGATcattaaaaagtcataaaaaagaACAGATAAGTGGAAAAGTAGTTAtgcaagaaagacaaaaaacaagaaattggAAACAATTTATTATATTGGAGTCTGTACTATGGGTGCTAGTATTTATAAGAGAATATTAAGCATTTTAAAAAATCGTTTGACTCTAATGTTCTGCtaattaatataataatttgtctctgtttttcttCCAGATGACCTCTTCAAAGTGCACAAATTAAAGCCAAACCTAAAATGGCGTCAGGCCTTTGAGATGTATCTGAAGACCATGCCTCCGTACTATCTCCTGGTAAATTATCATATATTATGTCTTTTACCTTATATTTTGTACTGTATGATTATTTTGATTGTTTAAAAGAATTGTATATAGCTTGCActcttattgttttaaaaaggtactacaatcacaattgAACCTGGATTGCCACTGCCTAAATCTgcatatagaggacacatacaactttttctcttgttcaatatccatccatccatccactttcttccgcttatccggggccgggtcgcgggagcagcagtctaagcagggactcccagacttccctcaccccagacacgtcctccagctcctccagtgggaccccaaggcgttcccagagcagctgagagacatagtccctccagcgtgtcctgggtcttccccggggcctcctcccggtgggacatgcccagaacacctccctagggaggcgtccaggaggcatcctgagcagatgcccgagccacctcaactggttcctctcgacgtgtaggagcagcggctctactctgtgctcctcctgtgtgaccgagctcctcaccctatccctaagggtgcgcccggccaccctacggaggaaacccatttcagccgcttgtatccgcgatcttgtcctttcggtcattacccagagctcatgaccataggtgagggtaggaacgtagattgaccggtaaatcgagagctttctCTTACGACTCAGCTCCtgctttaccacaacggaccgatacagtgaccgcatcactgcagacgctgcaccgatccgcctgtcaatctcacgctccatccgtccctcactcgtgaacaagaccccgagatacttgaactcctccacttgaggcagagactcaccacccacccggagagggcaagccacctttttccggtcgagaaccatggcctcggatttggaggaactgattctcatcccagccacttcacactcggctgcaaaccgagtgcctgctgcaggtcctggctcgatgaagccatcaggacaacatcatctgcaaacagcagagatggaatcctgtggttcccgaaccagaccccctccggcccctggctgcgcctagaaaaaatagagctggtccagtgttccacgaccgggacgaaaaccacactgctcctccttaatacgaggttcgactatcggtcggattctcctctccagtaccctggaatagaccttaccgggaaggctgaggagtgtgattcccctatagttggaacacaccctcctgtcccccttcttatacagagggaccaccaccccggtctgccaatccagtTGCACTGTCCCCGACGCCACGCGATGTATGAATATATGGACAGCATATACTGCAGCAGTAGAGACACTGGCTGCAGGTGATGAGGTTTAGATAGTgaagattcagatcagagagatgCCTGtcagatttaaaccaactgaatttcCATATTCAAAACCCAACCCCATTCTGTTtactgattggataatcatctagAACTAAAGCACCTAATTATAACATAAGCAACTTGGCTATcatattcaatgtttttgtaattaataataaatcattataaCATTTGTTTACcaataaaagctacatttgatttgaacgttTGTACCTCGTATATGAGTGACGCAGGTCATGTTTAcgaaattttaaatcaaaatcttacagatccatttatgtttattttttcctcttgCAGCCATTGAAAAAGGCCATGCGGATGATGGGAGCTCCGAACCTCATTGCTGATAACTTGGACTGTGGCCTGAGCTATAGTGTCATCTCTTATCTGAAGAAACTCAGCCAACAGGTAAAACaacttatatgtatttttacactAGAGCTGTAACAACAACTCAGATTGTTATGTAAGAATgaactactaaaataattgatGTCTAATTTAATCATCAATAATTGTTATTTGGACTATACAATGGCACAAgatgaaaatgcattttgtgattttaatgaaaaataatacatcATTCTGTCAAAATCTGGTGGCGTGAAGTATCCATCTGAGTGGTTAAACTAGGCTTAATTTCATGTAAGTTGTTGAGGCATTTAATAAATTGTGCAGTACTGTAAAAAGAAACATACAAGTTTGAATTGGTAGTTTCCATGTATATAACTatatcctccagctaaggtagaccaagactagttcacaatctggagatgggtccatgTTCCTAACAGATTGtcccagcagcactgaaggatgagtcaaatgcagaggacaaatagCCCTAAGTGAAGTTAAGTCTAGATAATGTTGCAATGGCAATTTCAGGATTAGTGTTGTCTCCTACTGTGACAATCTTTAACAAATCTAAAGATAAAACTTGGCATATGGCTCGCATTCCACATTTAAACACTATGTGAAACTAGAAATTGTGTAAGAAAAAACAAGTTAATCTTACATAATGCCTGCTAAAATGGAAATGAAAAGGTTGTTTTGACGGAAGAAGACATACCGGTTTTGCTTTAACATTTGTTTGTCAAAGGGGTATCCTGTAATGCGTTGCGATGTAGTGTCACAATCTGTTTTTCGCAACTGTGAAAAGCACTGTTAAATGATGATTCTTCTGTCTTCAGGCCAAGATGGAGTCGGACCGTCTGATTGTGTCTGTGGGGAAGAAGGCTCCTCAGGAAACAAGGATAAAAGTGAAGAACCACTCCAGCGCTCTGTCTCTGGCTCATCGACGCGACTTTAAACAGCTACTGCAGGGCATCACGGGAGAGGGCCCCCTACGGGTCAACGACATCAACTTCAAGGAGTTTGCAGGCTTTCAGATTGGACTGTTGAACAAGGTGAATGTGTCAAAGTAATCTAGATTTAAAGGTGAGGGCCCAAcacttgtctccagggagatgctTTGCCTGTATGCCATTAaagtatctccatgaagacaagcaggtgacgctaccaggccaagttacaggtcagatttgtgggtAGGCAAGCCCCTTCAGAAAGACTTTTTCCCCAAGGTATTAACTAGCAGTAAAATgcatctgtaattgaattaatGGAACATAGATAGGCTTAATGGCATGGTGtagaacattccatgcaaagcaataagaaCTGCATGAGACAAGAAAGTAGCGAATCCCcctgctagaaaagttacattgtgcacctttaagtgttaGTCGTCTCACATCTTATCCAAGTTCGGTCAAGTTCAAACATTTGAAACCCTATTTGTTGTTCAGTATAGTTTTCATAAAGGGCTCTCAAATTCTAGATCAGGACACAAAACTGTGCTACAAGGGGTTAAAACAAACTCAGTGGGAATGAATGTAATATGATCTGCATCTTATCTTGGCATGGCCACGAACTACAAAACACTTATGCATTGTACTGTCTTTTGGAGGCCAGTCTATACTACCTACACAATTTCGGTGTCGTCAAACTTTCTATTAGTTTTGCCTATTGTTGCTGCTtctaacatatttaaatatgtttttattctcaGGATGTAAAGCCACAAGCATACAGAAATGCTTATGACATCCCAAGGAGAAATCTGTTGGACCAACTCACCCGAATGAGATCAAATCTGCTGCGGACCTCACAGAAACTAATCAGGGGCCAAGACGAAGGTACAGTACACTACAATGTAATATTACtagtgttgtttttaattacTTAATGGCTATTAGCTCAGGTAAATGGGAGTGACATAAATTCATCTGTTCATGATTTTTGGAGTGTCCTGAGATATTTTGGCAGTCCAACAGTAATGTGCTAAAATGAGTCTTTGTTAAAGTTTAAATTATCTAAAAACAACTGACTGTTAAGTTACccacaaatgtgcaaaaatacctctttttactgttatttgaaagatgaaaaaaaagtattttatacattttctgcaGCCATTTgaaattttataatttttaaattatcataAATGATACCCAAACGGTGTATATTTTCAAAGCAACATTCACAATGTTATCAATAATTCAATATATTGTCCACCACTACAAGTAATTACAGCATACATCATGTTTTGATGATAGGATGGTGCTGTAATCATTCAGGCACATTGAATGGAGGTGTCTCCAGAATTAAATCCATCAAGTTAAATTCTAGTCAATGTTAAAGATTcaaaagtatacatttttataattgaTTATCCAAATATACATATTTCTTTCCAGACTACCTGCACACTATTCCAGTGGCTCAGATGGGGAACTATCAGGAATATTTGAAAATGATGCCATCTCCACTTAGAGAGATCGACCCTGACCAACCCAAACGACTGCATACCTTTGGGAACCCCTTTAAACAGGACAAGAAGGTATTACTTATACCTcgactactagtactactacactGTTTCTACTACTTCTAAACTGAGTTTCTATATCAGATGCTAAAGCTCCGCATTTCTTCTTCAGGGCATGATGATTGACGAGGCAGATGAGTTTGTGGCAGGTCCTCAGAATAAAAAGCGCGTGAACTCCGGAGACTCGATGTCATCCTCTGTGAAAAGGAGGCGGAGCATGTCGCCGTTACTACGGAGACCACTCAGTCCAATAGGGAACACAAACCACATCAAGAGCCCGGCACAGAACCACAACAAACCAGCTCCACCACACAAAGGTAAGATGATAGATATACTTTATAACTACTGCAGTACTGCAgaaggtgaggatggactcaatgatggccacCATCATCTGGGCTGGCAGCTTGGATTTCCTCAGCTGCCCTCAGCAGGAAGTGCATCCTCTTCATGACGGAGCTGATGGTGGTCTCCCACTTGAGGTTCTGGATGATGGTGGTGCAGAGAAAGTGGAAGGAGTCCATGGTGGTGACATGGGTCA includes the following:
- the ints6l gene encoding integrator complex subunit 6: MPILLFLLDTSASMNQRTYLGTTYLDIAKGAVEVFMKLRARDPASRGDRYMLVTFDDPPYGVKAGWKENHATFMCELKNLQASGLTTLGHALRTAFDLLNLNRLVSGIDNYGQGRNPFFLEPSIIITITDGNKLTHSSGVPDELHLPLHSPLAGSELTKEPFRWDQRLFALVLRLPGAAAPDSEQLGSVPNDDSAITQMCEVTGGRSYSVLTQRMLNQCLESLVQKVQSGVVINFEKTGPDPPPLGEENSVDSRPVSSFAPQPWHSCHKLIYVRPNPKTGVPVGHWPIPESFWPDQNSPTLPPRTAHPVVRFSCVDCEPMVIDKLPFDKYELEPSPLTQYVLERKSPHMCWQVFVGSSSKQSDLGHPFGYLKASTTLTCVNLFVMPYNYPVLLPLLDDLFKVHKLKPNLKWRQAFEMYLKTMPPYYLLPLKKAMRMMGAPNLIADNLDCGLSYSVISYLKKLSQQAKMESDRLIVSVGKKAPQETRIKVKNHSSALSLAHRRDFKQLLQGITGEGPLRVNDINFKEFAGFQIGLLNKDVKPQAYRNAYDIPRRNLLDQLTRMRSNLLRTSQKLIRGQDEDYLHTIPVAQMGNYQEYLKMMPSPLREIDPDQPKRLHTFGNPFKQDKKGMMIDEADEFVAGPQNKKRVNSGDSMSSSVKRRRSMSPLLRRPLSPIGNTNHIKSPAQNHNKPAPPHKDNGNSVPESNGEVGPECGEVWSNDIESNVGDKISPSPETKPGQGTTVDQDDPEVPMAEERAEEEESVEEQMKEEKYNCDRLSPQSNTESSETEPETLQTVYIPPLDGTQAELRSRVIKEVRKPGRNYEAIMRLLHEVKGPVNVQKYFLLHAIKEAARFKKRVLIQQLEQVLSEFEAPLSNSVPSPPFPNENNGKL